From a region of the Pecten maximus chromosome 18, xPecMax1.1, whole genome shotgun sequence genome:
- the LOC117316852 gene encoding uncharacterized protein LOC117316852, translating to MSGYACYDDAHDRKYDKPHPVPLVVANIDTLKGYGTIVTDFEKTEVEITPWPVNGWRKLCPNTGSGGGIVSGDFIYKWEGDLCKAVNKAVGGDYITGRLPLEANTNNRTCILTREANYHPDGGQVFFPQNGDAFVALLALPGDDVKPEDFVAFYFDGSFGVPDPCEHLASARLPYQR from the coding sequence ATGAGTGGATATGCATGTTATGACGATGCGCATGACCGGAAATACGACAAACCACATCCGGTTCCTCTTGTCGTAGCCAACATTGACACACTTAAAGGATATGGAACGATTGTTACCGACTTTGAGAAAACGGAAGTTGAGATTACTCCATGGCCTGTTAATGGGTGGCGGAAGTTGTGTCCTAACACCGGAAGTGGTGGAGGTATCGTCAGTGGAGACTTCATCTACAAATGGGAGGGGGACCTTTGTAAAGCTGTCAACAAGGCAGTTGGTGGGGACTACATCACAGGACGACTTCCGCTGGAAGCGAATACAAATAATCGCACATGCATACTAACAAGAGAAGCAAATTACCATCCAGACGGAGGCCAGGTGTTCTTTCCACAAAATGGCGATGCCTTCGTCGCACTGTTGGCTCTTCCTGGAGATGACGTCAAACCGGAAGATTTCGTAGCTTTTTATTTCGATGGGTCTTTTGGAGTTCCAGATCCATGCGAACATCTGGCATCAGCCCGTTTACCCTATCAAAGATGA